The following are from one region of the Equus asinus isolate D_3611 breed Donkey chromosome 27, EquAss-T2T_v2, whole genome shotgun sequence genome:
- the LOC106841380 gene encoding beta-defensin 15-like: MRTFLFLFAVLFFLGPARSEFFDEKCYHVGGRCLKSCRKNEELVALCQKSLKCCLPLQPCWKNK, encoded by the exons ATGAGGAcgttcctctttctctttgctgttcTCTTCTTTCTGGGTCCAG CCAGGAGTGAATTTTTTGATGAGAAATGCTACCATGTTGGAGGGAGATGCTTGAAATCTTGTCGGAAAAATGAAGAACTTGTTGCTCTCTGCCAGAAGTCCTTGAAATGCTGTCTGCCGCTCCAACCGtgttggaagaataaataa